The following proteins are co-located in the Urocitellus parryii isolate mUroPar1 chromosome 15, mUroPar1.hap1, whole genome shotgun sequence genome:
- the LOC113178107 gene encoding cocaine esterase-like has product MCLHRLPAWLILVAYGLLMLLIQGQGQDSVSPIRTTHTGQVRGSLIHVKGTDAGVHTFLGIPFAKPPVGPLRFAAPEPPEPWSGVRDGTSHPAMCLQNADIMNTEDLNLQGINWPPSPLSEDCLYLSIYVPAHAREGSNLPVMVWIHGGALVMGSASMYDGSILAATENVLVVTIQYRLGVLGFFSTGDQHAPGNWGYLDQVAALRWVQQNIAHFGGNPDRVTIFGESAGGTSVSSHVLSPMSQGLFHGAIMESGVALLPDLITSSSKDVSTMVANLSACGQVESEALVSCLRGKSEQEMLAITKVFSIIPAVVDGAFLTRHPKELLASADFQLIPSIIGVTNDEYGWGIPMILGPPEIQKDVDRETMRAVLQRISVQTMKLPAECAELLMEEYMGDNEDPHTLRLQFHEMMADFMFVMPALQVAHDQSSHAPVYFYEFQHRPSIFTDMKPPHVKADHGDEILFVFGSFINGMSVELTEEEELLKRRMMKYWANFARNGNPNGEGLPHWPLFDQDQQYLQLDIQPAVGQALKAHRLQFWTKTLPQKIQELKGAKDKHTEL; this is encoded by the exons ATGTGCCTGCATCGTCTTCCTGCCTGGCTCATCCTCGTGGCCTATGGGCTCCTGATGCTCCTCATCCAGGGCCAGG GCCAGGACTCAGTCAGCCCTATTCGAACCACCCACACTGGGCAGGTGCGGGGCAGCCTCATCCATGTGAAGGGCACCGATGCGGGGGTCCACACCTTCCTGGGAATTCCTTTTGCCAAGCCACCTGTAGGACCACTGCGCTTTGCAGCTCCTGAGCCCCCTGAACCTTGGAGTGGTGTGAGGGATGGGACCTCCCACCCGGCCAT GTGTCTGCAAAATGCAGATATAATGAATACAGAGGATCTGAATCTACAAGGTATAAACTGGCCTCCCAGCCCCTTGTCAGAGGACTGCCTGTACCTCAGCATCTATGTGCCTGCACATGCCCGTGAGGGCTCTAACCTGCCT GTGATGGTCTGGATCCATGGTGGTGCCTTGGTGATGGGCTCAGCTTCCATGTATGATGGTTCTATTCTGGCAGCCACTGAAAATGTACTGGTGGTCACTATCCAGTACCGCCTGGGAGTTCTGGGCTTCTTCAG CACTGGAGACCAGCATGCCCCTGGTAACTGGGGCTACCTGGACCAAGTGGCCGCCCTACGCTGGGTCCAGCAGAATATTGCCCACTTTGGAGGCAACCCTGATCGGGTCACCATTTTTGGGGAGTCTGCTGGTGGCACTAGTGTGTCCTCACATGTGTTGTCTCCAATGTCCCAAGGACTCTTCCATGGTGCCATCATGGAGAGTGGGGTGGCCCTGCTGCCTGACCTTATCACCAGCTCATCTAAAGATGTCTCCACA ATGGTGGCCAACCTGTCTGCCTGTGGGCAAGTAGAGTCAGAGGCCCTGGTGAGCTGCCTGCGGGGCAAGAGTGAACAGGAAATGCTGGCTATTACCAAG GTTTTCAGTATCATTCCTGCTGTGGTGGATGGGGCCTTCCTAACCAGGCACCCAAAGGAGCTTCTGGCCTCTGCTGATTTTCAGCTGATTCCGAGCATCATTGGTGTCACCAATGATGAGTATGGCTGGGGCATTCCCATG ATCTTGGGCCCCCCTGAAATCCAGAAAGATGTAGACAGAGAGACCATGCGAGCTGTTCTGCAGAGAATATCAGTACAGACG ATGAAGTTGCCTGCCGAATGTGCTGAACTATTGATGGAGGAGTACATGGGAGACAACGAGGACCCCCACACCCTGCGACTCCAGTTCCATGAGATGATGGCAGACTTCATGTTTGTGATGCCTGCACTCCAAGTAGCACATGATCAGA GTTCCCATGCTCCTGTCTACTTCTATGAGTTCCAGCATCGGCCCAGCATATTCACGGACATGAAGCCACCACATGTGAAGGCTGACCATGGTGATGAGATCCTCTTTGTCTTTGGATCCTTCATCAATGGCATGAGTG TTGAGCtcactgaggaggaggagctgctgaaAAGGAGGATGATGAAGTACTGGGCCAACTTTGCTCGAAATGG GAACCCCAATGGAGAGGGCCTGCCCCACTGGCCACTATTCGACCAGGACCAGCAGTACCTGCAGCTGGACATCCAGCCTGCTGTGGGCCAGGCCCTGAAGGCACACAGGCTGCAGTTCTGGaccaagaccctgcctcagaagATCCAGGAGCTAAAGGGAGCTAAGGACAAGCACACAGAGCTCTAG